The Pseudofrankia inefficax genome window below encodes:
- a CDS encoding response regulator, giving the protein MANSLSESVIPIEVLLVQDDPGDVFMAQAAFDDHKVMNNLHVVADRVAALSFLRGQGEYRDRPRPDLILLDLNLGDSRQLLAEVRSDDELRHLPVVGLTSSKAEQEALRDDLHADAYMTKPVDFERFVDVVCRLDAFFLSVVRLPRR; this is encoded by the coding sequence GTGGCGAACTCGCTTTCCGAGTCGGTGATTCCGATCGAGGTGCTCCTCGTCCAGGACGACCCCGGCGACGTGTTCATGGCCCAGGCCGCGTTCGACGACCACAAGGTCATGAACAACCTGCACGTGGTCGCCGACCGCGTGGCGGCGCTGAGCTTCCTGCGCGGCCAGGGCGAGTACCGCGACAGGCCGCGGCCGGATCTGATCCTGCTCGATCTGAACCTGGGAGACAGTCGACAGCTCCTGGCCGAGGTGCGGTCCGACGACGAGCTGCGCCACCTCCCGGTCGTGGGCCTGACCTCCTCCAAAGCGGAACAGGAAGCGCTCCGCGACGACCTGCACGCCGACGCCTACATGACCAAGCCGGTCGACTTCGAACGGTTCGTCGACGTCGTCTGCCGTCTCGACGCGTTCTTCCTCAGCGTCGTCCGCCTTCCCCGCCGCTGA
- a CDS encoding DUF1360 domain-containing protein: protein MKTIRASAQHVADQVAGLVRSEAGEYSGAEPRPLGGYVVTLAAYGGLCASMVGVAKLAGATPPERTSPADLLLIATATHKLSRILTKDPVTSPLRAPFTRFRGVSGPAELTEDARESPSLVHSTGELLTCPFCTAQWVATGFFFGLVVAPRFTRLAASVFTAVAGADVLQFAYSRLEQTAE from the coding sequence GTGAAGACGATTCGGGCCTCCGCTCAACACGTCGCCGATCAGGTTGCGGGCCTCGTCCGCTCGGAGGCGGGCGAGTACTCCGGTGCAGAACCCCGTCCGCTCGGTGGCTACGTCGTCACCCTCGCGGCCTACGGAGGGCTCTGCGCCTCCATGGTCGGGGTCGCGAAGCTGGCCGGCGCCACACCCCCCGAACGCACCAGCCCCGCGGATCTTCTGCTGATCGCGACCGCGACGCACAAGCTCAGCCGGATCCTCACCAAGGATCCGGTCACGAGTCCGCTGCGGGCGCCGTTCACCCGCTTTCGCGGCGTCTCCGGTCCCGCCGAGCTGACCGAGGACGCCCGCGAGTCCCCCTCCCTGGTGCACAGCACCGGAGAACTGCTGACCTGCCCGTTCTGCACGGCGCAGTGGGTGGCGACCGGATTCTTCTTCGGGCTCGTCGTCGCCCCGCGCTTCACCAGGCTGGCCGCCTCCGTCTTCACCGCCGTCGCCGGAGCCGACGTCCTCCAGTTCGCCTACAGCCGCCTCGAACAGACCGCCGAATAG
- a CDS encoding alpha/beta fold hydrolase, with protein MTAADGVRLHVEETGPPDAELTVVFVHGFCMTSDAWVFQRRGLADLGRLVCYDQRAHGRSGPSEAGQCTITQLADDLYRVLNDRVATGPVVLVGHSMGGMTILGLADAHPDLFRDRIVAVALLSTSAGELPRLAFGLPAAMTTAVRHVLSPMAVGLRHTPSVLERLRGKGGTVSRALTRRFGFGPDAVPESTVDRLEKMIAATPVPVLGAFLSTLLDHDRLEAVGALRALPTLLLVGDADVMTPIEHSKVLADALPDAELAIEKGAGHAVILERPDAVNAHLRALVHRAQHATRRPNRAS; from the coding sequence GTGACCGCGGCGGATGGGGTGCGGCTGCATGTCGAGGAGACCGGACCACCGGACGCGGAACTCACGGTGGTGTTCGTGCACGGCTTCTGCATGACCTCCGACGCGTGGGTCTTCCAGCGACGGGGCCTGGCTGATCTGGGACGCCTGGTTTGCTACGACCAGCGCGCCCATGGCCGCTCCGGCCCGTCCGAGGCCGGGCAGTGCACCATCACGCAGCTCGCCGACGACCTGTACCGGGTGCTGAACGACCGGGTGGCGACGGGGCCGGTCGTACTCGTCGGCCATTCCATGGGTGGCATGACGATCCTCGGTCTCGCCGACGCACATCCGGATCTGTTCCGCGACCGGATCGTCGCGGTCGCCCTGCTGTCGACCAGTGCCGGCGAACTGCCGCGGCTGGCGTTCGGGCTGCCCGCCGCGATGACGACGGCGGTACGGCACGTCCTGTCGCCGATGGCCGTAGGCCTGCGCCACACGCCGTCAGTACTGGAACGGCTGCGTGGCAAGGGCGGCACGGTGTCGCGGGCGCTGACCCGGCGGTTCGGGTTCGGCCCGGACGCCGTGCCGGAGTCGACCGTCGACCGCCTGGAGAAAATGATCGCGGCGACGCCGGTCCCCGTCCTCGGCGCGTTCCTTTCGACCCTGCTAGACCATGATCGCCTAGAGGCCGTCGGGGCGTTACGCGCACTGCCGACCCTGCTGCTCGTCGGAGACGCCGACGTCATGACGCCGATCGAACACAGCAAGGTTCTGGCCGACGCCCTCCCGGACGCCGAACTCGCCATCGAGAAAGGCGCCGGGCACGCGGTGATCCTCGAACGCCCAGACGCCGTCAACGCCCACCTCCGAGCCCTCGTCCACCGGGCACAGCACGCGACCCGCCGCCCCAACCGCGCCTCCTGA
- a CDS encoding MnhB domain-containing protein gives MSGEAAGRGRRARLAIFCVGGAGVAVLFGLAVFGLPAPGGDDHPYRDRAVPAAVSHGTANVVSSVNFDLRAMDTLGEEAILFASVLGVAALARPTTGENERRLRAPREQVLDAARATAAVFFPVTLVVGLDVVLHGALTPGGGFQGGVILGTGIHLVYIAGGYRALLRVRPLDVFEHGEAVGMGAFVAAGVAALLVGGSFLGNVVPTGRLGSLTSSGTVELLSLAVGVEVASAVVVLLAAFLTQLLEIGDRPEADQ, from the coding sequence TTGAGTGGCGAGGCGGCCGGCCGGGGGCGGCGCGCCCGGTTGGCGATCTTCTGCGTGGGTGGCGCGGGGGTGGCTGTGCTGTTCGGGCTGGCGGTCTTCGGGCTGCCGGCGCCGGGTGGGGACGACCATCCCTACCGGGATCGGGCGGTGCCGGCGGCGGTGTCGCACGGGACCGCGAACGTGGTGTCGTCGGTCAATTTCGACCTGCGCGCGATGGACACCCTCGGGGAGGAGGCGATCCTGTTCGCGAGCGTGCTCGGGGTCGCGGCGCTGGCGCGTCCCACCACCGGGGAGAACGAACGACGGCTGCGTGCCCCGCGCGAGCAGGTCCTGGACGCCGCCCGGGCGACGGCGGCGGTGTTCTTCCCGGTGACGCTGGTCGTCGGGCTGGATGTCGTCCTGCACGGCGCGCTGACCCCGGGCGGCGGTTTCCAGGGCGGGGTGATCCTGGGCACCGGCATCCATCTCGTCTACATCGCCGGCGGCTACCGGGCGCTGCTGCGGGTCCGCCCGCTGGACGTGTTCGAGCACGGCGAGGCGGTCGGCATGGGCGCGTTCGTCGCCGCCGGTGTCGCCGCGCTGCTCGTCGGCGGGTCGTTCCTGGGCAACGTCGTGCCGACCGGCCGGCTGGGGAGCCTGACCTCGTCGGGAACCGTCGAGCTGCTCAGCCTCGCGGTGGGGGTGGAGGTCGCCTCGGCGGTCGTCGTCCTGCTCGCCGCTTTCCTGACCCAGCTCCTCGAGATCGGCGACCGCCCGGAGGCCGACCAGTGA
- a CDS encoding TIGR03557 family F420-dependent LLM class oxidoreductase produces the protein MRIGYKLATEPFGPKEIIRQAVAAEAAGFDFVELSDHFHPWLDSQGHSAFTWSLLGAIAQATDRIGLATGVTCPTIRYHPAVIAQAAATVALLSDGRFMLGLGSGERLNEHVVGQGYPAVTRRHAMLREAIEIIRLLWSGGYQSYEGRYLRLEDARVFDLPPVPPRIAVAASGEPSARLAAECGDALFATEPKAAIVDHYRAAGGDGPRYAEIPLAYAPDETTAARAALETTRWALTGWKVMSELPNPVNFAAATTTITEHDVAERFACGPDPARHLAVADQFLDAGFDTLVLLNAGPDPDDFLDFFHSELAGPLRSRAGAASLA, from the coding sequence ATGCGGATCGGCTACAAACTGGCGACCGAGCCGTTCGGGCCGAAGGAGATCATCCGGCAGGCCGTCGCCGCGGAGGCCGCCGGCTTCGACTTCGTCGAGCTCAGCGACCACTTCCATCCCTGGCTCGACAGTCAGGGACACTCGGCCTTCACCTGGTCGCTGCTCGGCGCGATCGCGCAGGCCACCGACCGCATCGGGCTCGCGACCGGGGTGACCTGCCCGACGATCCGCTACCACCCGGCGGTGATCGCGCAGGCCGCGGCGACGGTCGCCCTGCTCTCCGATGGCCGCTTCATGCTCGGGCTCGGCTCGGGGGAGCGCCTCAACGAGCACGTGGTGGGCCAGGGCTACCCGGCGGTGACGCGGCGACACGCGATGCTGCGCGAGGCGATCGAGATCATCCGGCTGCTGTGGAGCGGCGGCTACCAGTCCTACGAAGGCCGCTACCTGCGCCTGGAGGACGCCCGGGTCTTCGACCTGCCGCCGGTTCCACCGCGGATCGCCGTCGCGGCCAGCGGCGAGCCGTCAGCCCGGCTGGCCGCCGAATGCGGCGACGCGCTGTTCGCGACCGAGCCGAAGGCCGCCATCGTCGACCATTACCGCGCCGCCGGTGGCGACGGTCCGCGTTACGCCGAGATCCCGCTGGCCTACGCGCCCGACGAGACGACCGCGGCCCGGGCCGCGCTGGAAACCACCCGCTGGGCGCTGACCGGCTGGAAGGTGATGAGCGAACTGCCCAACCCAGTGAACTTCGCCGCCGCGACGACGACAATCACCGAGCACGACGTGGCCGAACGTTTCGCCTGCGGCCCGGACCCGGCCCGCCATCTCGCGGTCGCCGACCAGTTCCTCGACGCCGGGTTCGACACGCTGGTCCTGCTCAACGCCGGCCCCGACCCGGACGACTTCCTGGACTTCTTCCACTCCGAACTGGCCGGCCCTCTGCGCTCCCGCGCCGGCGCCGCCTCCCTCGCATGA
- a CDS encoding DoxX family protein, which yields MNGRAKPRRGSWARNVTRVAAGAAMVTAGTGHLSFAREDFQAQVPDWVPLDKDTTVLASGVVEIAMGAALIGLPRHRRLVGATLAAFLVAVFPGNISQYTGHRDGLGLDTDRKRAVRLLFQPLMVAVAWWSTHDSGAS from the coding sequence ATGAATGGTCGCGCAAAGCCGCGGCGCGGTTCGTGGGCACGGAACGTCACCCGGGTCGCTGCGGGTGCCGCGATGGTGACCGCCGGGACCGGCCATCTCTCGTTCGCCCGCGAGGACTTCCAGGCTCAGGTCCCCGACTGGGTTCCGCTGGACAAGGACACGACCGTCCTCGCCTCCGGCGTCGTCGAGATCGCCATGGGCGCGGCCCTGATCGGCCTCCCACGCCACCGGCGTCTCGTCGGCGCGACCTTGGCCGCCTTCCTCGTCGCTGTCTTTCCGGGCAACATCAGCCAGTACACCGGTCACCGCGACGGACTCGGTCTCGACACCGACCGCAAACGCGCGGTCCGTCTGCTGTTCCAACCATTGATGGTCGCCGTGGCGTGGTGGTCCACCCACGACAGCGGCGCGTCCTGA
- a CDS encoding monovalent cation/H(+) antiporter subunit G, with protein sequence MHVGALCCVAVGTGVIVVTAMLALVTRGRFFVRLHLVTPVTSLAGPLIGLGLVLENGLGFTAAQIAVIVLALAVASPAMQAATARLGAIEAGSAAPEPAE encoded by the coding sequence ATGCACGTCGGGGCGCTGTGCTGTGTCGCCGTCGGCACCGGGGTGATCGTCGTGACCGCGATGCTGGCGCTGGTGACCAGGGGCCGGTTCTTCGTCCGGCTGCATCTGGTGACGCCGGTGACGTCGTTGGCCGGGCCGCTGATCGGCCTGGGGCTGGTCCTGGAGAACGGTCTCGGCTTCACCGCGGCGCAGATCGCCGTGATCGTGCTCGCGTTGGCGGTGGCCAGTCCGGCGATGCAGGCGGCGACCGCCCGGCTCGGGGCGATCGAGGCGGGCAGCGCGGCCCCGGAGCCGGCCGAGTGA
- a CDS encoding Na(+)/H(+) antiporter subunit B translates to MSALDVLLPAVLTLLVVGALAVVLTDDPARQAVTLSVYGLLLTILFVLVQAPDVALSQVAVGTAVVPLLILLTLRKIRSRR, encoded by the coding sequence GTGAGCGCGCTCGACGTGCTGCTGCCCGCGGTGCTGACGCTGCTGGTCGTGGGCGCGTTGGCGGTGGTGCTGACCGACGACCCGGCGAGGCAGGCGGTCACTCTCTCGGTCTATGGGCTGCTGCTGACGATCCTGTTCGTGCTGGTCCAGGCGCCTGACGTCGCGTTGAGCCAGGTGGCGGTCGGGACGGCGGTGGTGCCGCTGCTGATCCTGCTCACCCTCCGCAAGATCCGGAGCCGGCGTTGA
- a CDS encoding sodium:proton antiporter, which translates to MIRYAYLVAVAIMLIGAFGMVRAKNLISLVTCLSVAQSGTYVLLVAVGFQRGAPAPVFGEPASPPTIRVTDPLVQAMALTDVVVSATVTALLLALTIQVAKTHGTIDPDELSSLRG; encoded by the coding sequence GTGATCAGATACGCGTATCTCGTCGCGGTGGCGATCATGCTGATCGGCGCGTTCGGGATGGTCCGGGCCAAGAACCTGATCAGTCTCGTCACCTGCCTGTCCGTCGCGCAGTCGGGCACCTACGTGCTGCTCGTCGCGGTCGGGTTCCAGCGCGGCGCGCCGGCGCCGGTGTTCGGCGAGCCGGCGAGCCCGCCGACGATCAGGGTCACCGACCCGCTCGTGCAGGCGATGGCGCTGACCGACGTCGTCGTCTCCGCGACCGTCACCGCCCTGCTGCTCGCCCTGACGATCCAGGTCGCGAAGACGCACGGGACGATCGACCCGGACGAGCTGTCCTCGCTGCGCGGCTGA
- a CDS encoding monovalent cation/H+ antiporter complex subunit F produces MSGFGWCACALLIGGVGPAVVLASRGDAARRMVGLQLGSAVTVLLLMLLAQAFGQPSYLVVPFVAVPLSVAGTFVFTRLLPSRRS; encoded by the coding sequence GTGAGCGGATTCGGCTGGTGCGCCTGCGCGCTGCTGATCGGCGGGGTCGGCCCGGCGGTGGTGCTCGCGTCCCGGGGCGACGCGGCCCGACGGATGGTCGGCCTGCAGCTCGGATCCGCGGTGACGGTTCTGCTGTTGATGCTGCTGGCGCAGGCGTTCGGTCAGCCGTCCTATCTGGTGGTGCCGTTCGTGGCGGTGCCGTTGTCGGTCGCGGGGACCTTCGTGTTCACCCGGCTGCTCCCGTCGCGGCGGTCCTGA
- a CDS encoding DUF6328 family protein, producing the protein MTGADEAASGDDRTPPDGGSGRERGESPEARRNRNWGEILQELRVVQTGVQLITAFLLALPFQSRFATLTRSQQSLYLAVVSLSILATGLLVTPVGLHRAMFRKKEKETLVIVANRLAQAGLAVFAVAVAGVAALIFDVTQGRTAGAVAGGVTLLLLGTLWAGVPAMIRSTQAEAEEQPRPR; encoded by the coding sequence ATGACGGGCGCGGACGAGGCAGCGTCGGGCGACGACCGGACACCGCCGGACGGGGGTTCCGGCCGCGAGCGCGGCGAGTCTCCGGAGGCGCGGCGTAACCGGAACTGGGGGGAGATCCTCCAGGAGCTGCGGGTCGTGCAGACCGGGGTGCAGCTGATCACCGCTTTTCTGCTCGCGCTGCCGTTCCAGAGCCGGTTCGCGACGCTGACCCGTTCCCAGCAGTCGCTGTACCTCGCCGTCGTGAGCCTGTCCATCCTCGCGACCGGCCTGCTGGTGACCCCGGTCGGGCTGCATCGCGCAATGTTCCGCAAGAAGGAGAAGGAAACCCTCGTCATCGTCGCCAACCGCCTCGCGCAGGCCGGTCTGGCCGTGTTCGCCGTCGCGGTCGCCGGCGTCGCGGCCCTCATCTTCGACGTCACGCAGGGCCGCACCGCCGGCGCCGTCGCCGGCGGAGTCACGCTGCTGCTGCTCGGAACGCTGTGGGCCGGCGTGCCCGCCATGATCCGGTCGACGCAGGCGGAAGCGGAGGAACAGCCCCGGCCGCGCTGA
- a CDS encoding complex I subunit 5 family protein, protein MSWADPAHLAPLTVALPLFVAALVVGLHRWLPRWALDGLTLLGAAGAGLMALRLAFAAAHAPVVAWIGGWTPVDGYSVGIVLVADRAGACAAVGAAVLVCASLIYGWRYFDAVEGRYHGLVLLLLAGMEGFALTGDLFDLFVFFELMGAASYALTGLKIEDPPAVQGALSFGVVNSLGAYIGLMGIALLYGRTGTVTLANLGPALGRHPADALTLAACAAVLTAFLVKAAAVPFHFWLADAHAVAPSPVCVLLSGALVPLGLYGAFRVYWTTFSTVLPPGHIRVVFLVLGTVTALVGAVMCPLQRHAKRLLAYSTIAHVGLLLLAAGCLTGIGTAGAAIYVAGHSAVKAALFLIVGTLLNRYGTVDEHDLHGRGRAMRVLPWLAVAGGLALAGLPPFATALGKQFGEEAVGEVGQPWLAAVFVVVSALTGGAVLRLAGRVFFGFGPRPETSVDPEETSGAEEPEAATSTIRVTMLVPIVVLLAVALVLGVLPATGGAAGRLAAAFTDPAGYATWVLHGHAPAGRPDPTTANNVGAGWTIAGILAGGLSTLLALAFAACALWLPAAARRSEPVRAALQGLDGASRLVVGPLRRAHSGHVGDYVAWLISGVAALGTLLGLAAH, encoded by the coding sequence ATGAGCTGGGCCGATCCCGCGCACCTCGCGCCGCTGACCGTCGCGCTGCCGCTGTTCGTCGCGGCCTTGGTCGTCGGCCTGCACCGCTGGCTGCCACGGTGGGCGCTCGACGGCCTGACGCTGCTGGGCGCCGCCGGGGCTGGGCTGATGGCGCTGCGGCTGGCGTTCGCCGCGGCCCACGCACCTGTCGTCGCATGGATCGGCGGCTGGACCCCGGTCGACGGGTACAGCGTCGGGATCGTCCTCGTCGCCGACCGGGCGGGCGCCTGCGCGGCCGTGGGCGCGGCGGTGCTGGTGTGCGCGTCGCTGATCTACGGCTGGCGGTACTTCGACGCCGTCGAGGGCCGCTACCACGGCCTCGTGCTGCTCCTGCTCGCCGGTATGGAGGGCTTCGCGCTCACCGGGGACCTGTTCGACCTGTTCGTGTTCTTCGAGCTGATGGGCGCGGCGTCCTACGCGCTGACCGGCCTGAAGATCGAGGACCCGCCCGCCGTGCAGGGCGCGCTGTCGTTCGGCGTCGTGAACAGCCTCGGCGCGTACATCGGGCTGATGGGCATCGCGCTGCTCTACGGCCGGACCGGGACGGTGACGCTGGCGAACCTGGGCCCGGCGCTGGGCCGCCATCCCGCCGACGCGCTGACCCTCGCCGCGTGCGCCGCGGTCCTGACCGCGTTCCTGGTCAAGGCGGCGGCGGTGCCGTTCCACTTCTGGCTCGCGGACGCGCACGCCGTCGCGCCGAGCCCGGTGTGTGTGCTGCTGTCCGGGGCGCTGGTGCCGCTCGGCCTTTACGGCGCGTTCCGGGTGTACTGGACGACGTTCAGCACGGTTCTCCCGCCGGGGCACATCCGGGTCGTGTTCCTCGTCCTGGGCACGGTGACGGCGCTGGTCGGCGCGGTCATGTGCCCGTTGCAGCGGCATGCGAAGCGGCTGCTGGCCTACTCGACGATCGCCCACGTCGGCCTGCTGCTGCTCGCCGCCGGCTGCCTGACCGGGATCGGCACCGCCGGCGCCGCGATCTACGTCGCCGGGCATTCGGCGGTGAAGGCGGCGCTGTTCCTGATCGTCGGGACGCTGCTCAACCGCTACGGCACCGTCGACGAGCACGATTTGCACGGCCGGGGGCGTGCCATGCGGGTGCTGCCCTGGCTCGCCGTCGCCGGGGGCCTGGCCCTGGCCGGGCTGCCGCCGTTCGCTACCGCGCTGGGAAAGCAGTTCGGTGAGGAGGCGGTCGGCGAGGTCGGCCAGCCGTGGCTGGCCGCTGTGTTCGTCGTCGTGTCGGCGCTGACCGGGGGCGCCGTGCTGCGCCTGGCCGGACGGGTGTTCTTCGGCTTCGGCCCCCGTCCCGAGACCTCAGTCGACCCGGAGGAGACCAGCGGCGCCGAAGAACCGGAGGCGGCGACCTCGACGATCCGGGTCACGATGCTCGTCCCGATCGTCGTGCTGCTGGCGGTCGCCCTGGTCCTCGGGGTCCTGCCCGCGACAGGCGGCGCCGCCGGGCGGCTCGCCGCGGCGTTCACCGACCCCGCCGGCTACGCGACCTGGGTACTGCACGGGCACGCACCCGCAGGACGACCCGACCCGACGACGGCGAACAACGTCGGCGCGGGCTGGACCATCGCCGGGATCCTCGCTGGCGGCCTGTCCACGCTGCTGGCCTTGGCGTTCGCTGCCTGCGCGCTGTGGCTGCCGGCCGCGGCGCGGCGATCGGAGCCGGTGCGGGCCGCACTCCAGGGCCTCGACGGTGCCAGCCGGCTCGTCGTCGGTCCGCTGCGCCGGGCACATTCCGGCCATGTCGGTGACTACGTCGCGTGGCTGATCAGCGGCGTCGCGGCCCTCGGCACGCTGCTCGGCCTCGCGGCCCACTGA
- a CDS encoding Na+/H+ antiporter subunit E, with product MRRDRRWIGAAVWVFVGAAVWLVSLASLAAVSVAECVAALVAGVLGATAAALGRRAIGQAGPGSDARGRREPHPRARWRLVARLPAAVLADTGRVFVQAARRDSVGGLRVLYLDAAGEGAHAARNRVAATMLLGVTPGTYVTDVDRDTGVVTIHALVPPSATERALDRSATGPPADGERRETR from the coding sequence GTGAGGCGGGACCGACGGTGGATCGGCGCCGCGGTGTGGGTGTTCGTCGGCGCCGCGGTCTGGTTGGTCTCCCTGGCGTCCCTCGCCGCGGTGTCGGTAGCCGAGTGTGTCGCCGCGCTGGTGGCGGGCGTTCTCGGCGCGACGGCCGCGGCCCTGGGCCGTCGCGCGATCGGACAGGCCGGCCCGGGCTCCGACGCAAGGGGGCGGCGGGAGCCGCACCCGCGGGCTCGTTGGCGGCTGGTGGCCCGGCTGCCGGCCGCTGTCCTGGCCGATACGGGACGCGTCTTCGTCCAGGCGGCGCGGCGCGACTCCGTCGGCGGGCTTCGGGTCCTGTACCTCGACGCGGCCGGCGAGGGCGCCCATGCCGCGAGAAATCGCGTCGCGGCCACGATGCTGCTCGGGGTCACGCCTGGCACCTACGTCACCGACGTCGACCGCGACACGGGCGTCGTGACGATCCACGCGCTCGTCCCGCCGTCGGCGACCGAACGCGCCCTGGATCGGTCGGCGACCGGACCGCCGGCCGATGGCGAACGAAGGGAGACACGGTGA